The window TTGTCTGACACCGGGCTTTCGCTGCTTAACGGCGGCGGTCTGGCTGTGTCGTGACAAGATGATTTAATTGTCTGTTTAAATGTATATACAAATAATGATGCAATTAAACGCAACCGACAAGATGAATGTTGCAAAACTGTGATCAACTTTCCGTCTTACGGATGAGGAGGTCTTGCGGCAAACAGAGGTTTGATCTTTCACGAGGTCGAGAATCCTGAAAGATCAAAGCGAACAGGAGAAGTGGCCAATCAGGATAAAACGATCTTTGACGTCAGTTTGTATTTGGAGCCCGGATGATAGAGCAGAGCCGAGCTGACCAGACGATCGCCGCTCCAGGTACGGCGGTTTAACAGCAGGCAGGGCTCGCTGGCGCTCAGTGCGAGCGTGGTTTTGATGTGATTATCCGGCACGATAGCTTCTACCGTATGCTCAATGGCGCTTAACGGGCAATTCTCAGACAGGTATTGATTGGGCGTGATGAGGGTAAAATCTTGTTCGAGGTAGTGCGGTGCGTAGCGGGCATTAACCCAGCGTACCTCCAGTTGCAGCGGGGTATCATTAGCATAATGGAGGATCTCACTGTAAAACACCGCTGTACCGACCATGACGCCCAGTTTAATCGCTACGTTGTCATCGGCAATAAGCTCGCGCTGGCTGATGACTTTGTTGTGGTAGCGCTGACCGCGGCTGACCACTTCTTCGGCAATATTGCGAATATCCAACAACGGGGATTCGGCTTTCTCTTCCGGCGCGCAGACAAATGTCCCCAGACGCGGTCGGCGCTGCAGAATGCCATCGGCAACCAAATCACGGAT is drawn from Vibrio sp. CDRSL-10 TSBA and contains these coding sequences:
- the hutC gene encoding histidine utilization repressor is translated as MSSSPLYLQIKQFILDNIESGRWPVGHRISTELELTEQFSVSRMTVNKAIRDLVADGILQRRPRLGTFVCAPEEKAESPLLDIRNIAEEVVSRGQRYHNKVISQRELIADDNVAIKLGVMVGTAVFYSEILHYANDTPLQLEVRWVNARYAPHYLEQDFTLITPNQYLSENCPLSAIEHTVEAIVPDNHIKTTLALSASEPCLLLNRRTWSGDRLVSSALLYHPGSKYKLTSKIVLS